The proteins below are encoded in one region of Triticum aestivum cultivar Chinese Spring chromosome 1B, IWGSC CS RefSeq v2.1, whole genome shotgun sequence:
- the LOC100136998 gene encoding MADS-box transcription factor 21 — protein sequence MGRGKIEIKRIENTTSRQVTFCKRRNGLLKKAYELSVLCEAEIALIVFSARGRLYEYASNSTRTTIDRYKKASASASGSAPAIDVNSQQYFQQESAKLRHQIQSLQNANRNLMGESVGNLTLKELKSLENRLDKGIGRIRAKKHELLFAEIEYMQKLEVDLQSENMYLRAKVADAERLALAAPPPAPGGAELEVLPTFDARSYYHHQAVNMLQDAAAASSSSRYSQSSQAAAATTALHLGYQIKGSQVPTELIDR from the exons ATGGGGAGGGGGAAGATCGAGATCAAGAGGATCGAGAACACGACGAGCCGCCAGGTGACCTTCTGCAAGCGCAGGAACGGGCTGCTCAAGAAGGCCTATGAGCTCTCCGTCCTCTGCGAAGCCGAGATCGCCTTGATCGTCTTCTCCGCCCGCGGCCGCCTCTACGAATATGCTAGTAACAG CACGAGGACGACGATCGACAGGTACAAGAAGGCTTCCGCAAGCGCTTCTGGCTCTGCTCCAGCTATAGACGTCAATTCTCAG CAATACTTTCAGCAAGAATCAGCGAAACTGCGCCATCAGATACAGTCCCTGCAAAATGCAAACAG GAACCTGATGGGCGAATCCGTCGGCAACTTGACACTGAAGGAGCTCAAGAGCCTGGAGAACAGGCTCGACAAGGGCATCGGCCGGATCAGAGCAAAGAAG CACGAACTGCTGTTCGCGGAGATCGAATACATGCAGAAGCTG GAGGTGGATCTGCAGAGCGAGAACATGTATCTCCGAGCCAAG GTGGCGGACGCGGAGCGGCTAGCCctggcggcgccgccgccggcgccgggcgGGGCGGAGCTGGAGGTGCTCCCGACGTTCGACGCGAGGAGCTACTACCACCACCAGGCAGTGAACATGCTGCAGGAcgccgcggcggcctcctcctcctcgcgctactcCCAGTCgtcccaggcggcggcggcgaccaccgCTCTTCACCTCGGCTACCAGATTAAGGGGTCCCAAGTCCCAACTGAACTGATCGACCGCTAG